From the Phyllopteryx taeniolatus isolate TA_2022b chromosome 16, UOR_Ptae_1.2, whole genome shotgun sequence genome, one window contains:
- the elac2 gene encoding zinc phosphodiesterase ELAC protein 2 isoform X1, with amino-acid sequence MNVLSAVALCVSAARPLLLARRRCPLLRPAWQPRRSMTDSNTMDDKLEKKKKKPAKQQAKPLLRRLKGKESRSKRSDVHGPATVYVQVVGAGSRDNAASLYVFSEYNRYLFNCGEGTQRLMHEHKLRASRLDNIFLTRMSWENVGGLSGMILTLKDTGVPDCVLSGPPQLASYVKAIKTFSGPLDSIKLSVRPYTDQTFTDDTMTVVQVPLFASPGNCHVHSPRSRRSQSPASPRRDGDHLDDAKDQPGDKRNVTRDASLVVAFICKLHPKKGNFLVAEAKELGLPVGTAAIGPLIAALKCGKSIMYDGKEIRPEQVCTPTDPGPVFVIVECPSEEFVTPLCDSQHISRYHSGGAEDAPALVVHITPEELLKTDRYRDWMKRFPASTEHLILNEHAGSAHNVRSHRLQAQLNLIHPDVFPNLQSYMPNDPQACLDASMVRAECLLKFQLRPVIEWQRDAVPPCIHEEFVKEAFDVPNFLQEVGQCQLLRSSNTAAPPGGGGQAEYPEFVFLGTGSALPMKIRNVSSTLVNISAGHSLLLDCGEGTFGQLCRHYGDDVDGVLSNISAVFVSHMHADHHTGLVKLLYQRQRALATLRKAWSPVFLLAPWDMMSWLQQYHDGCEEILHHINFIPNDVLRHKAEAPRPRTQAFIRALLKNNALEKFQTCMVRHCKNAFACSLTHTSGWKVVFSGDTMPCDALVHMGKKATLLIHEATLEDGLEEEAMDKRHSTTSQAIDVGMRMQAEFVMLNHFSQRYAKVPLFSEDFTDRVGISFDHMRVSLRDLKVLPGLIPALKTLFAVELEEMEERRERRELKQQKWATTSDGNAELMDGDTSRGAKRNQADDSSALHTKRLKSS; translated from the exons atgaatGTGCTGAGTGCCGTCGCGTTGTGCGTGTCCGCCGCTCGTCCACTGCTCCTCGCCCGGCGTCGTTGTCCTCTTCTGCGGCCTGCCTGGCAGCCGCGTCGCTCCATGACCGACAGCAACACGATGGACGACAAgttggagaagaagaagaagaagccagcCAAACAGCAAGCGAAGCCGCTGCTGCGGAGGCTGAAGGGCAAAGAGAGCCGCAGCAAACGCAGCGACGTGCACGGCCCCGCCACTGTGTACGTCCAGGTCGTCGGCGCCGGAAGTCGGGACAACGCCGCCTCGCTTTACGTCTTCTCCGAGTacaacag GTACTTGTTCAACTGTGGAGAAGGAACACAGAGACTCATGCACGAACACAA GCTGCGAGCGTCCCGACTGGACAACATCTTCTTGACCAGAATGAGCTGGGAGAACGTTGGCGGTCTTTCCGGGATGATCCTCACCTTGAAGGACACCGGAGTACCGGACTGCGTCCTCTCAGGACCTCCTCAGCTG GCGAGCTACGTGAAAGCCATCAAAACGTTCTCTGGCCCACTGGACAGCATCAAACTTT CTGTTCGCCCATACACTGACCAGACGTTCACGGACGACACCATGACCGTTGTGCAAGTTCCCCTCTTTG CCTCACCAGGAAATTGCCACGTGCACTCTCCAAGAAGTAGACGTTCCCAAAGTCCCGCCTCCCCAAGGAGAGACGGCGATCACCTGGATGATGCCAAAGACCAACCAG GAGACAAAAGAAATGTAACGAGAGACGCATCACTGGTAGTCGCATTCATATGCAAA CTTCATCCCAAGAAAGGAAACTTCTTAGTGGCTGAGGCCAAGGAACTTGGACTTCCTGT TGGCACGGCGGCGATCGGCCCGCTTATCGCTGCTCTGAAGTGCGGGAAAAGCATCATGTATGACGGGAAAGAG ATCCGACCGGAGCAGGTGTGCACGCCCACCGATCCGGGACCGGTGTTTGTCATCGTGGAGTGTCCGTCCGAGGAGTTCGTCACGCCTCTTTGCGACAGTCAGCACATTTCAAG ATATCACAGCGGGGGGGCGGAGGATGCTCCTGCCCTGGTTGTGCATATAACTCCGGAGGAGCTGCTGAAAACTGATCGGTACCGAGACTGGATGAAAAG GTTCCCAGCCAGCACCGAGCACCTGATCCTCAATGAGCACGCTGGCTCCGCCCACAACGTCCGCAGCCACAGGCTCCAAGCACAGCTCAACCTGATCCACCCCGACGTCTTCCCGAACCTCCAGTCCTATATGCCAAAC GATCCTCAGGCGTGTTTGGACGCGTCCATGGTGAGAGCCGAGTGTCTGCTCAAATTTCAGCTGCGACCAGTCATCGAGTGGCAAAG AGATGCCGTCCCCCCCTGCATCCATGAGGAGTTTGTCAAAGAGGCATTCGACGTACCCAACTTTTTGCAGGAAGTGGGCCAATGTCAGCTGCTACGTTCAAGCAATACTGCAGCGCCTCCTG gtgGTGGAGGACAAGCGGAGTATCCCGAGTTCGTTTTCCTTGGAACTGGATCGGCTTTGCCCATGAAGATCCGAAACGTCAGTAGCACTTTAGTCAACATCAG cGCGGGCCATTCGCTGCTTTTGGACTGCGGCGAGGGGACCTTCGGGCAGCTGTGCAGACACTACGGCGACGACGTGGACGGGGTTCTGTCCAACATCTCAGCTGTGTTTGTGTCACACATGCACGCCGACCATCACACG GGTCTGGTCAAGCTGCTGTACCAAAGACAACGCGCCCtg GCGACTTTAAGGAAAGCCTGGAGTCCCGTGTTCCTTCTGGCCCCGTGGGACATGATGAGCTGGCTGCAGCAATATCACGACGGCTGCGAGGAGATCCTCCATCACATCAA CTTCATCCCAAACGACGTTCTGCGCCACAAAGCCGAAGCTCCCAGGCCGAGGACGCAGGCGTTTATCCGAGCGCTATTGAAGAACAACGCCTTGGAAAAG TTCCAGACATGCATGGTGCGTCACTGTAAGAACGCCTTCGCCTGCAGCTTGACTCACACGTCTGGCTGGAAGGTGGTCTTCTCCGGAGACACGATGCCCTGTGACGCCCTGGTGCACATGG ggAAGAAAGCCACCCTGCTGATCCACGAGGCCACGTTGGAGGACGGCTTGGAGGAGGAAGCGATGGACAAACGACACAG CACGACTTCGCAAGCAATTGACGTGGGCATGAGGATGCAGGCAGAGTTCGTCATGCTGAATCACTTCAGCCAGCGCTACGCCAAGGTCCCGCTCTTCAGCGAGGACTTCACCGACCGAGTCGGCATCTCCTTTGACCACATGCGG GTTTCCCTGAGGGACTTGAAGGTCCTCCCGGGTCTTATTCCAGCACTGAAGACGCTCTTCGCCGTGGAGCTGGAGGAGATGGAGGAGAGACGAGAGCGACGGGAGCTCAAGCAGCAGAAATGGGCGACCACCTCCGACGGCAACGCCGAGCTGATGGATGGCGACACCAGCCGAGGCGCCAAACGGAACCAAGCGGACGACTCCTCGGCCCTCCACACTAAGAGACTGAAGAGCAGCTGA
- the elac2 gene encoding zinc phosphodiesterase ELAC protein 2 isoform X2 produces MTDSNTMDDKLEKKKKKPAKQQAKPLLRRLKGKESRSKRSDVHGPATVYVQVVGAGSRDNAASLYVFSEYNRYLFNCGEGTQRLMHEHKLRASRLDNIFLTRMSWENVGGLSGMILTLKDTGVPDCVLSGPPQLASYVKAIKTFSGPLDSIKLSVRPYTDQTFTDDTMTVVQVPLFASPGNCHVHSPRSRRSQSPASPRRDGDHLDDAKDQPGDKRNVTRDASLVVAFICKLHPKKGNFLVAEAKELGLPVGTAAIGPLIAALKCGKSIMYDGKEIRPEQVCTPTDPGPVFVIVECPSEEFVTPLCDSQHISRYHSGGAEDAPALVVHITPEELLKTDRYRDWMKRFPASTEHLILNEHAGSAHNVRSHRLQAQLNLIHPDVFPNLQSYMPNDPQACLDASMVRAECLLKFQLRPVIEWQRDAVPPCIHEEFVKEAFDVPNFLQEVGQCQLLRSSNTAAPPGGGGQAEYPEFVFLGTGSALPMKIRNVSSTLVNISAGHSLLLDCGEGTFGQLCRHYGDDVDGVLSNISAVFVSHMHADHHTGLVKLLYQRQRALATLRKAWSPVFLLAPWDMMSWLQQYHDGCEEILHHINFIPNDVLRHKAEAPRPRTQAFIRALLKNNALEKFQTCMVRHCKNAFACSLTHTSGWKVVFSGDTMPCDALVHMGKKATLLIHEATLEDGLEEEAMDKRHSTTSQAIDVGMRMQAEFVMLNHFSQRYAKVPLFSEDFTDRVGISFDHMRVSLRDLKVLPGLIPALKTLFAVELEEMEERRERRELKQQKWATTSDGNAELMDGDTSRGAKRNQADDSSALHTKRLKSS; encoded by the exons ATGACCGACAGCAACACGATGGACGACAAgttggagaagaagaagaagaagccagcCAAACAGCAAGCGAAGCCGCTGCTGCGGAGGCTGAAGGGCAAAGAGAGCCGCAGCAAACGCAGCGACGTGCACGGCCCCGCCACTGTGTACGTCCAGGTCGTCGGCGCCGGAAGTCGGGACAACGCCGCCTCGCTTTACGTCTTCTCCGAGTacaacag GTACTTGTTCAACTGTGGAGAAGGAACACAGAGACTCATGCACGAACACAA GCTGCGAGCGTCCCGACTGGACAACATCTTCTTGACCAGAATGAGCTGGGAGAACGTTGGCGGTCTTTCCGGGATGATCCTCACCTTGAAGGACACCGGAGTACCGGACTGCGTCCTCTCAGGACCTCCTCAGCTG GCGAGCTACGTGAAAGCCATCAAAACGTTCTCTGGCCCACTGGACAGCATCAAACTTT CTGTTCGCCCATACACTGACCAGACGTTCACGGACGACACCATGACCGTTGTGCAAGTTCCCCTCTTTG CCTCACCAGGAAATTGCCACGTGCACTCTCCAAGAAGTAGACGTTCCCAAAGTCCCGCCTCCCCAAGGAGAGACGGCGATCACCTGGATGATGCCAAAGACCAACCAG GAGACAAAAGAAATGTAACGAGAGACGCATCACTGGTAGTCGCATTCATATGCAAA CTTCATCCCAAGAAAGGAAACTTCTTAGTGGCTGAGGCCAAGGAACTTGGACTTCCTGT TGGCACGGCGGCGATCGGCCCGCTTATCGCTGCTCTGAAGTGCGGGAAAAGCATCATGTATGACGGGAAAGAG ATCCGACCGGAGCAGGTGTGCACGCCCACCGATCCGGGACCGGTGTTTGTCATCGTGGAGTGTCCGTCCGAGGAGTTCGTCACGCCTCTTTGCGACAGTCAGCACATTTCAAG ATATCACAGCGGGGGGGCGGAGGATGCTCCTGCCCTGGTTGTGCATATAACTCCGGAGGAGCTGCTGAAAACTGATCGGTACCGAGACTGGATGAAAAG GTTCCCAGCCAGCACCGAGCACCTGATCCTCAATGAGCACGCTGGCTCCGCCCACAACGTCCGCAGCCACAGGCTCCAAGCACAGCTCAACCTGATCCACCCCGACGTCTTCCCGAACCTCCAGTCCTATATGCCAAAC GATCCTCAGGCGTGTTTGGACGCGTCCATGGTGAGAGCCGAGTGTCTGCTCAAATTTCAGCTGCGACCAGTCATCGAGTGGCAAAG AGATGCCGTCCCCCCCTGCATCCATGAGGAGTTTGTCAAAGAGGCATTCGACGTACCCAACTTTTTGCAGGAAGTGGGCCAATGTCAGCTGCTACGTTCAAGCAATACTGCAGCGCCTCCTG gtgGTGGAGGACAAGCGGAGTATCCCGAGTTCGTTTTCCTTGGAACTGGATCGGCTTTGCCCATGAAGATCCGAAACGTCAGTAGCACTTTAGTCAACATCAG cGCGGGCCATTCGCTGCTTTTGGACTGCGGCGAGGGGACCTTCGGGCAGCTGTGCAGACACTACGGCGACGACGTGGACGGGGTTCTGTCCAACATCTCAGCTGTGTTTGTGTCACACATGCACGCCGACCATCACACG GGTCTGGTCAAGCTGCTGTACCAAAGACAACGCGCCCtg GCGACTTTAAGGAAAGCCTGGAGTCCCGTGTTCCTTCTGGCCCCGTGGGACATGATGAGCTGGCTGCAGCAATATCACGACGGCTGCGAGGAGATCCTCCATCACATCAA CTTCATCCCAAACGACGTTCTGCGCCACAAAGCCGAAGCTCCCAGGCCGAGGACGCAGGCGTTTATCCGAGCGCTATTGAAGAACAACGCCTTGGAAAAG TTCCAGACATGCATGGTGCGTCACTGTAAGAACGCCTTCGCCTGCAGCTTGACTCACACGTCTGGCTGGAAGGTGGTCTTCTCCGGAGACACGATGCCCTGTGACGCCCTGGTGCACATGG ggAAGAAAGCCACCCTGCTGATCCACGAGGCCACGTTGGAGGACGGCTTGGAGGAGGAAGCGATGGACAAACGACACAG CACGACTTCGCAAGCAATTGACGTGGGCATGAGGATGCAGGCAGAGTTCGTCATGCTGAATCACTTCAGCCAGCGCTACGCCAAGGTCCCGCTCTTCAGCGAGGACTTCACCGACCGAGTCGGCATCTCCTTTGACCACATGCGG GTTTCCCTGAGGGACTTGAAGGTCCTCCCGGGTCTTATTCCAGCACTGAAGACGCTCTTCGCCGTGGAGCTGGAGGAGATGGAGGAGAGACGAGAGCGACGGGAGCTCAAGCAGCAGAAATGGGCGACCACCTCCGACGGCAACGCCGAGCTGATGGATGGCGACACCAGCCGAGGCGCCAAACGGAACCAAGCGGACGACTCCTCGGCCCTCCACACTAAGAGACTGAAGAGCAGCTGA